In a genomic window of Ipomoea triloba cultivar NCNSP0323 chromosome 3, ASM357664v1:
- the LOC116014309 gene encoding thioredoxin H1-like yields MAREGKVVGCHTFEAWNDELCRGNEAKRLMVVDFTASWCGPCRLMAPFFAELARKLPSVMFLRVDVDELPSVAADWGVEGMPTFMFLKEGRILGTVVGAKKDELQQLLAKHMMNTTTTTTAPSSLKIMHSYY; encoded by the exons ATGGCAAGAGAGGGAAAAGTCGTCGGCTGTCACACCTTTGAAGCCTGGAACGATGAACTCTGCAGAGGAAACGAAGCGAAAAGATTG ATGGTTGTGGACTTCACTGCTTCATGGTGCGGTCCCTGTCGATTGATGGCTCCATTCTTTGCCGAGTTGGCAAGGAAGTTACCCAGTGTTATGTTTCTCAGGGTGGATGTGGATGAACTGCCT TCTGTGGCTGCAGATTGGGGCGTAGAGGGAATGCCAACATTCATGTTCTTAAAGGAAGGCAGGATTTTGGGCACTGTTGTTGGGGCCAAGAAAGATGAGTTGCAGCAGCTTCTTGCCAAGCACATGATGaacactactactactaccacTGCACCTTCATCTCTCAAGATTATGCACTCTTATTATTAG
- the LOC116014306 gene encoding beta-galactosidase 3, with protein sequence MRKWILVLCMVFFLSSELTQCSVSYDRKAIVINGQRRVLFSGSIHYPRSTPEMWEDLISKAKEGGLDVIETYVFWNVHEPSPGNYNFEGRYDLVRFVKTIQKAGLYAHLRIGPYICGEWNFGGFPVWLKFVPGISFRADNEPFKMAMKGFTEKIVNLMKSHNLFESQGGPIILSQIENEYGPQAKVLGASGHQYVTWAAKMAVEMDTGVPWVMCKEEDAPDPVINTCNGFYCDKFSPNKPYKPAIWTEAWSGWFSEFGGPIHQRPVQDLAFAVAKFIQKGGSFVNYYMYHGGTNFGRSAGGPFITTSYDYDAPLDEYGLIRQPKYGHLKELHRAVKLCEKALVSTDPTVTSLGGLQEAYIYSSETGDCAAFLSNYDTQSVARVMFNNMHYNLPPWSISILPDCRNVVFNTAKVGAQTSQMEMLPTNSEMYSWETYNEDLSPFDDSSSFTAFGLLEQVNVTRDASDYLWYKTSVDVGSSESFLLGGELPTLIVQSTGHALHVFINGQLSGSAFGTRQNRRFTFKGKVNFRAGTNKIALLSVAVGLPNVGGHFETWSTGILGPVALHGLDQGKLDLSWARWTYQVGLKGETMNLVSTDGSSVDWMQGSLIAQKQQPLTWHKARFNAPNGDEPLALDMSSMGKGQVWINGESLGRYWTAYATGNCNGCHYAGPFKPPKCQLGCGQPTQRWYHVPRSFLKPTENLLVLFEELGGDPTRISLARRSVSSVCADVGEIHPNIRNWEIESYGSRSQELPKPKLHLHCSPGQSISSIKFASFGTPLGTCGSFQQGPCHASTSYSVLEKKCIGRQRCSVAISNTNFGDPCPNVVKRLSVEAVCTPSQWH encoded by the exons ATGAGGAAATGGATTTTGGTGCTGTGCATGGTGTTCTTTCTGAGTTCTGAGTTGACTCAGTGCAGTGTTAGCTATGATAGGAAGGCCATTGTTATCAATGGGCAAAGAAGAGTACTTTTCTCTGGGTCTATTCACTACCCAAGAAGCACCCCGGAG ATGTGGGAAGATCTTATAAGCAAGGCTAAAGAAGGAGGCTTGGATGTGATTGAGACCTATGTGTTCTGGAATGTGCACGAGCCTTCTCCTGGCAAT TACAATTTTGAAGGGAGATATGACTTGGTGAGGTTTGTGAAGACAATTCAGAAAGCAGGGCTTTATGCTCATCTTCGCATTGGACCTTACATTTGTGGAGAGTGGAATTTTGG AGGGTTCCCAGTTTGGCTGAAGTTTGTTCCTGGAATTAGCTTCAGAGCAGACAATGAGCCCTTCAAG ATGGCTATGAAAGGGTTTACTgagaaaattgttaatttgatGAAGAGCCATAATCTATTCGAGTCTCAGGGTGGTCCAATTATACTCTCCCAG ATTGAGAATGAATATGGACCACAAGCCAAGGTACTTGGTGCCTCGGGCCATCAGTATGTCACTTGGGCTGCAAAGATGGCAGTTGAAATGGACACTGGGGTCCCCTGGGTCATGTGCAAAGAAGAAGATGCCCCAGATCCTGTG ATAAACACATGCAATGGTTTCTACTGTGATAAATTCTCCCCCAATAAGCCATACAAGCCAGCAATTTGGACTGAAGCTTGGAGTGGTTG GTTTTCGGAATTCGGTGGTCCCATTCATCAAAGGCCAGTTCAGGATTTGGCATTTGCTGTAGCTAAATTCATTCAGAAAGGCGGTTCATTTGTTAACTACTACATG TACCATGGAGGCACCAATTTCGGACGCTCTGCTGGAGGCCCCTTCATTACTACTAGCTACGACTATGATGCTCCCCTTGATGAGTATG GTTTGATTAGACAACCAAAATATGGTCATTTGAAGGAGCTTCACAGGGCTGTGAAGCTATGCGAAAAGGCTTTAGTTTCAACAGATCCTACTGTGACTTCCTTGGGCGGCCTCCAAGAG GCATACATATACTCTTCGGAGACCGGAGATTGTGCAGCTTTTCTCTCAAACTACGACACACAATCCGTTGCAAGAGTTATGTTTAATAACATGCACTATAATTTGCCTCCGTGGTCCATCAGCATCCTTCCAGACTGCAGGAATGTCGTCTTCAACACAGCCAAA GTTGGAGCTCAGACATCACAAATGGAAATGCTACCAACTAATTCTGAGATGTACTCGTGGGAAACTTACAATGAAGATTTATCTCCATTTGATGACAGTTCATCATTTACGGCTTTTGGCCTCTTGGAACAAGTCAATGTTACTAGGGATGCGAGTGATTATTTATGGTATAAAACTAG TGTTGATGTCGGTTCATCTGAGTCGTTCTTGCTTGGTGGGGAGCTCCCAACTCTAATAGTGCAGTCAACCGGCCATGCTCTGCATGTGTTTATCAATGGACAGCTCTCAG GTTCTGCATTTGGTACAAGGCAGAACAGGAGATTCACGTTTAAAGGAAAGGTCAACTTCCGCGCTGGAACGAATAAAATTGCATTGCTCAGTGTGGCTGTTGGATTGCCG aatgtGGGCGGGCATTTTGAAACATGGAGCACAGGAATTTTGGGTCCAGTTGCACTTCACGGGCTTGATCAGGGAAAATTGGACTTGTCCTGGGCAAGATGGACCTATCAG GTTGGGCTTAAGGGAGAGACCATGAATCTCGTTTCTACGGATGGATCCTCGGTTGACTGGATGCAGGGTTCTTTGATTGCACAGAAACAGCAGCCTTTAACATGGCATAAG GCTCGTTTCAACGCACCTAATGGAGATGAACCTTTAGCTTTGGACATGAGTAGCATGGGAAAAGGTCAAGTATGGATTAACGGTGAGAGTCTTGGTAGGTATTGGACTGCTTATGCGACTGGTAATTGTAATGGATGCCATTATGCTGGACCCTTTAAGCCTCCAAAGTGCCAGCTTGGTTGTGGTCAGCCAACTCAACGATG GTACCACGTGCCAAGGTCTTTCTTGAAACCAACAGAAAATCTTTTGGTGCTTTTTGAAGAACTCGGGGGAGATCCCACGAGAATTTCTCTTGCGAGGAGATCAGTGTCCAGCGTTTGTGCTGATGTCGGTGAAATTCATCCAAACATTAGGAATTGGGAGATCGAGAGCTATGGTAGTAGAAGCCAGGAGTTACCCAAACCAAAACTCCACCTTCACTGCAGTCCCGGTCAATCCATTTCCTCCATCAAGTTTGCGAGCTTTGGAACTCCTCTGGGAACCTGCGGGAGCTTCCAGCAAGGGCCATGCCATGCTTCTACCTCGTACTCCGTCTTAGAAAAG AAGTGTATAGGGCGCCAAAGATGCTCGGTAGCAATATCAAATACTAATTTCGGAGATCCCTGCCCAAATGTGGTGAAGCGATTGTCCGTGGAAGCAGTCTGCACCCCTTCCCAATGGCATTGA
- the LOC116014308 gene encoding protein RTE1-HOMOLOG, with protein MEPNADPENTLMIEESVEIDPRRARFPCCIVWTPLPVLSWFIPIIGHIGICREDGVILDFAGPNFVCVDNFAFGAPARYIRIRKDECRVSRYPAPYEREDDRNYGETGNDATTWDGALHKSTEEFQHRSYNLLTCNCHSFVANALNRLGFQAGGWNVVSLAIYILLKGQWVRKASILQTCLPFLLVFGLGLTFGGGAFLTYWAIFVAVLVGWFLIGSYCFKTMIYL; from the exons ATGGAGCCCAATGCTGATCCTGAAAATACTCTGATGATTGAAGAAAGTGTGGAAATAGATCCAAGAAGAGCACGTTTTCCCTGCTGCATTGTGTGGACACCTCTGCCTGTCCTGTCGTGGTTTATCCCTATTATTGGTCACATTGGAATATGTAGAGAGGATGGGGTTATCTTGGATTTTGCAGGGCCAAATTTTGTGTGCGTAGACAATTTTGCATTTGGAGCACCAGCTCGCTACATTAGGATAAGGAAAGATGAG TGCCGTGTTTCTCGCTATCCTGCTCCATATGAAAGGGAAGATGACCGGAATTACGGTGAAACTGGAAATGACGCTACAACATGGGATGGTGCATTGCACAAGAGCACAGAAGAATTCCAGCACCGATCTTATAACCTTCTCACCTGCAACTGCCACTCATTCGTTGCCAATGCTTTAAACCGGTTGGGCTTCCAGGCCGGGGGGTGGAATGTTGTTAGTTTAGCAATTTACATCTTACTCAAGGGACAATGGGTTCGCAAAGCCTCCATCTTGCAAACCTGTTTACCTTTTCTTTTAGTGTTCGGTTTAGGGCTCACCTTTGGGGGAGGGGCTTTCCTAACCTACTGGGCAATCTTCGTTGCTGTTCTTGTTGGCTGGTTTCTTATTGGTTCCTACTGTTTCAAGACAATGATCTATTTGTAG